The following coding sequences lie in one Eptesicus fuscus isolate TK198812 chromosome 25, DD_ASM_mEF_20220401, whole genome shotgun sequence genomic window:
- the TM2D3 gene encoding TM2 domain-containing protein 3 isoform X3 produces the protein MAAAADRPGLLSRLCRVLLFLSQFYILSGGGSLNLEHSQPLARAVRDPGATRPFTMVPRAAESTDIPPYVMKCPSNGLCSRLPADCVECRTNFSCVYGKPVTFDCTVKPSVTCVDQDFRSQKHFVINMTCRFCWQLPEADYECSSSTGCMPVSCPRQRHTANCTVRDHVHCLGNRTFPKMLYCNWTGGYKWSTALALSTACSMLTTRKVKMIKENGNTTYHPTILK, from the exons ATGGCGGCTGCGGCGGACCGGCCGGGGCTCCTGAGCCGCCTCTGCCGTGTGCTGCTCTTCCTCTCACAGTTTTATATCCTGTCGGGCGGTG GATCCTTAAATCTAGAGCATTCGCAGCCGCTGGCTCGGGCCGTAAGGGATCCGGGCGCAACGCGCCCTTTCACAATGGTTCCCAGGGCAGCAG AAAGCACCGATATCCCGCCCTACGTGATGAAGTGCCCGAGCAATGGCTTGTGCAGCAGGCTCCCTGCCGACTGTGTGGAGTGCAGGACCAACTTCTCCTGTGTCTACGGGAAGCCTGTCACCTTTGACTGCACAGTCAAGCCTTCTGTGACCTGTGTT GATCAGGACTTCAGATCCCAGAAGCACTTCGTCATCAACATGACTTGCCGGTTTTGCTGGCAGCTTCCGGAGGCGGACTACGAGTGCTCCAGCTCCACCGGCTGCATGCCGGTGTCCTGTCCCCGGCAGCGCCACACCGCCAACTGCACGGTGCGGGACCACGTGCACTGCCTGG gtAACCGGACGTTTCCCAAGATGCTCTATTGCAACTGGACTGGCGGCTACAAGTGGTCCACAGCCCTGGCTCTGAG TACTGCATGCtccatgctgaccaccaggaaggTGAAAATGATCAAAGAAAACGGTAACACCACCTATCACCCCACCATCCTGAAATAA
- the TM2D3 gene encoding TM2 domain-containing protein 3 isoform X2, with product MAAAADRPGLLSRLCRVLLFLSQFYILSGGGSLNLEHSQPLARAVRDPGATRPFTMVPRAAESTDIPPYVMKCPSNGLCSRLPADCVECRTNFSCVYGKPVTFDCTVKPSVTCVDQDFRSQKHFVINMTCRFCWQLPEADYECSSSTGCMPVSCPRQRHTANCTVRDHVHCLGEAGPRGCGARRLSLSVLMEPSSHVWESSSNYFTRSIHQHLGVLPSFINMKRNHKNPDICHALIF from the exons ATGGCGGCTGCGGCGGACCGGCCGGGGCTCCTGAGCCGCCTCTGCCGTGTGCTGCTCTTCCTCTCACAGTTTTATATCCTGTCGGGCGGTG GATCCTTAAATCTAGAGCATTCGCAGCCGCTGGCTCGGGCCGTAAGGGATCCGGGCGCAACGCGCCCTTTCACAATGGTTCCCAGGGCAGCAG AAAGCACCGATATCCCGCCCTACGTGATGAAGTGCCCGAGCAATGGCTTGTGCAGCAGGCTCCCTGCCGACTGTGTGGAGTGCAGGACCAACTTCTCCTGTGTCTACGGGAAGCCTGTCACCTTTGACTGCACAGTCAAGCCTTCTGTGACCTGTGTT GATCAGGACTTCAGATCCCAGAAGCACTTCGTCATCAACATGACTTGCCGGTTTTGCTGGCAGCTTCCGGAGGCGGACTACGAGTGCTCCAGCTCCACCGGCTGCATGCCGGTGTCCTGTCCCCGGCAGCGCCACACCGCCAACTGCACGGTGCGGGACCACGTGCACTGCCTGGGTGAGGCGGGCCCGCGAGGCTGCGGGGCGAGGCGTCTCTCTCTCAGCGTGCTTATGGAGCCTTCATCACACGTTTGGGAATCCAGTTCAAATTATTTCACCAGAAGCATTCATCAGCACTTGGGAGTTCTGCCAAGTTTCATTAATATGAAAAGGAACCATAAAAATCCAGACATTTGCCATgctcttatcttttaa